CAATCGATCGAAGATTTCTGGTTCAGCATCGTGAAATTGCCGCCAAAGGGAGAAATCGATGAACGGCACATCCATTAGGATCCTCATGATCGAGGACGACCCGCTCTGTGTCCGGTTCATAAAGGAAATCCTGAAGGAATCCAGCCGGACTCGATTTGAGCTGCTCCATGTGGGCAGACTCAACGCGGCTATGGAGTTGCTAAAAGAAAAGGTCTGTGACGCAGTGCTGCTGGACCTCAATCTGCCGGATAGTTCTGGGTTCGACACCTTCGAGCGAGTCCGTTCGCAACTCCCTTCGGTTCCTGTTGTGGTCATGACCGGCCTGGAAGATGAAGAGCTGGGCATAAGGGCCGCGCAGAAGGGGGGCTACTATCTGAGTAAAGGGGATGTAACGGGGCATCTCCTTATCAGTACGATCCAGCATGCTATCGAGCATATGCGTCTCTTGAGCGGTTTGGAAAAATCTTGTCAGCAGTTTTATCACCTCTCAGCATACCTGCAGCATATGCGGGAGGAAGAAAAGAAACGGATCGCCGAAGAGCTTCGCGATGAACTCGGGGGGCTCTTGACGACGATGAAAATGGAATTATCGACTGCATTGCACGACCTCGATAAACGCCAAGCTGCCCTTTCTGGGATGAAAGATTCACTGACAAAACTCATCGACAGGGGGATTGACACCGTCCAGCGGATCTCCTCCGATCTGAGACCACACATATTGGACCACCTTGGCCTCATACCTGCCATCGAGTGGCATATACAGGAATTCCAAAAAAGAACCAGGATTCAGTGCAAGTGGGTATTATGTGAGGGGGAGTTCCCCCTGGATAAAGAGCGTGCTACTGCAGTCTTTCGCATCGTACAAGAAGCGCTGACCAACGTGGCCCGCCATGCGAAGGCATCTCGGGTTACCGTGGAAGTGTTGAGGAATGAGGACTCTCTACAGTTGAAGATTGAAGACAATGGAGTGGGATTCGATGAAGAGAGGCTGAACGATCCTCATTCCTTTGGCCTGATAGGAATACAGGAGCGTGCCCTCTATTTGAAGGGTCAGGTGACGATAAAAGGCGTCCCTCAGAAAGGGACAACAATAGCCCTCACTATCCCCTTATTAGAAATGAGAAAAGGGCACAATGATCAAGGTGATTATCGCTGATGATCACCCGACTTCTCACCGGAAGCGCCAATGCATCGCAAACGAGAGGACCGTATAGTAGGTCGGATACAACAGAGACCAGGCGATCAACGAGGGCGAGGGATCGGGAAGCTGCCAGAGAATGATCAGGAGCGCCGCGGCCCACAGGACGCCTAGACCGATGGTGAGAGGACGGAGGATTCGAGTCCGGCCAGGATAGATATACCTGATCGGTACCAGCACCATCACTGCTGCAAAAAGGGTAAAAATCACGTTAAACCAGAGGGGACTCCTTCCGACATAATAGTAGAAAGCCAGAATGTTCCAGTATGAAGGAAACCCGGTGAAAAAATGATCCGGCGTCTTGGCTGCGATATGGCAGAAACGGTAGGCGCTGGTGAGCAGCGGGAAGGGTAAAATCCAGATCGAGACCGACGCCGGCAACAAGTTGGCCTCATGGATCAGCACGATGGGAACAATCACAAAATTCAGATAATCAACGATATCGTCAAGCTTCGTTCCATCGAATTGGGGCAGGACCTCCTTCACCCGAGCTAGTCGCGCCAGCGGCCCATCCACAGCATCGACCACTCCGGCTGCCAGCAGCATCCCGAAGAACGCCCCTCGATAATCGCCTCGGTGTATGGCGACGAGGCACCAGACCCCGATGACCGCCCCCGAGGCAGTGAGTAGATGCACCGCCCACGCCATCACCCGCTGTCGTACGCCCTCTCCCCGCTTCACACCGACCTTCCCATCCCTCCCCTACCACTCCACAATTGCAGGTCAGTTGCCGCTGGTCGCTTCACTTCCTCAAACCCGGCATGAACACAGCACTCTGTTCCTCGATGTGCGGAGGTTGGGTTAGCGATCTTCTCGCTTGCTTGTCCTGGCTTTTTCCTTCTGGTAGTTATCGGAGCGGGCCAACTCTGCCATCCATCCCTTGACTCGCTTGGCATCGTCTGAGTCCGGCGGTACCAGGGTGAGGAACCGCCGAAACGCCTCAGTGGCCCCCTTCGCATCCCCCTTCTCTTTCAAGGCCTGCCCCTTATCGAATAGGGCATGGGCATACCGGGGATCCAGGCTCAGCGCCCGGTCATACAGTCTTATGGCTTCATCCGGCCGGTTGCTCTGCATCAGAATTAATCCGAGGTGCGTCAGTGCCTCGACATGGCTCCGATCGGTAAGCAGGATCTGGTGGTATTTTTCCCAGGCCGCCTGGAGATCACCGGCGTCGAGTGCGGCATGGGCCGCTTTTAAGGCCGAATCAATCTCGGAGGGCGAGAGACGGGGGACAGGCGCCGTCGATGCCGAAGGGACAGATGGTTGTGTCCGCGGGACGAGCGGAACGAAGGCTGAAGACAGGTAGCCAAGAAGAAATCCTACAGCCAACGTGCTGCCCAGCATTATGGTAAGACGTATCTTGCCGGATGATCGCTGCTCTTCCATGATCTTCTCCGAGTTCACCCTATTTGGCATAGTTCGACCAGTTGCTACCGCATGTTGACTCAGGTGCTTACCGGCTCAAGAGGCTCATGGGGATCTTCCCCCGAAAAAGTGGACACGACTTCACGTCACCAATCCCTCATACTCTTCCGGCGTGTGGTAGTCAATGCCAGAGTGCAGGCGGTGGTGGTTGTAGAAGCGGATGTAGAGCTTGAGCGC
Above is a genomic segment from Candidatus Methylomirabilis sp. containing:
- a CDS encoding response regulator; translation: MNGTSIRILMIEDDPLCVRFIKEILKESSRTRFELLHVGRLNAAMELLKEKVCDAVLLDLNLPDSSGFDTFERVRSQLPSVPVVVMTGLEDEELGIRAAQKGGYYLSKGDVTGHLLISTIQHAIEHMRLLSGLEKSCQQFYHLSAYLQHMREEEKKRIAEELRDELGGLLTTMKMELSTALHDLDKRQAALSGMKDSLTKLIDRGIDTVQRISSDLRPHILDHLGLIPAIEWHIQEFQKRTRIQCKWVLCEGEFPLDKERATAVFRIVQEALTNVARHAKASRVTVEVLRNEDSLQLKIEDNGVGFDEERLNDPHSFGLIGIQERALYLKGQVTIKGVPQKGTTIALTIPLLEMRKGHNDQGDYR
- a CDS encoding tetratricopeptide repeat protein, which gives rise to MEEQRSSGKIRLTIMLGSTLAVGFLLGYLSSAFVPLVPRTQPSVPSASTAPVPRLSPSEIDSALKAAHAALDAGDLQAAWEKYHQILLTDRSHVEALTHLGLILMQSNRPDEAIRLYDRALSLDPRYAHALFDKGQALKEKGDAKGATEAFRRFLTLVPPDSDDAKRVKGWMAELARSDNYQKEKARTSKREDR
- a CDS encoding CDP-alcohol phosphatidyltransferase family protein, whose protein sequence is MKRGEGVRQRVMAWAVHLLTASGAVIGVWCLVAIHRGDYRGAFFGMLLAAGVVDAVDGPLARLARVKEVLPQFDGTKLDDIVDYLNFVIVPIVLIHEANLLPASVSIWILPFPLLTSAYRFCHIAAKTPDHFFTGFPSYWNILAFYYYVGRSPLWFNVIFTLFAAVMVLVPIRYIYPGRTRILRPLTIGLGVLWAAALLIILWQLPDPSPSLIAWSLLYPTYYTVLSFAMHWRFR